A window of Coturnix japonica isolate 7356 chromosome 2, Coturnix japonica 2.1, whole genome shotgun sequence contains these coding sequences:
- the IDI1 gene encoding isopentenyl-diphosphate Delta-isomerase 1 isoform X3, protein MPEVSTDHLDEQQVQLLAEMCILIDENDRRIGADTKKNCHLNENIDRGLLHRAFSVFLFNTENKLLLQQRSNAKITFPDCFTNTCCSHPLSHPLELEENDAIGVRRAAQRRMKAELGIPMEQVTPEEIFYLTRIHYKAKSDGIWGEHEIDYILFVQKDVTLNPDPNEIQSYCYVTQKELKQLLDKASRNEVKITPWFKLIAETFLFKWWDNLPNLNKFVDHEKIHRM, encoded by the exons TGCCCGAGGTGAGCACTGACCACCTGGACGAGCAGCAggtgcagctcctggctgaGATGTGCATCCTCATCGATGAGAACGACCGTCGGATCGGGGCGGACACAAAGAAGAACTGCCACCTGAATGAGAACATCGACAGAG gtTTATTGCACCGagcattcagtgttttcttatttaacacagaaaataaactgttactGCAGCAGAGGTCAAACGCTAAAATTACGTTTCCAG ATTGCTTTACCAACACTTGCTGTAGCCATCCGCTGAGCCACCCActggaactggaagaaaatgatgcCATTGGAGTTcggagagcagcacagagacGAATGAAAGCAGAGTTAGGAATTCCTATGGAGCAG GTTACTCCGGAAGAAATCTTCTATCTGACACGGATTCACTACAAGGCCAAGTCTGATGGGATCTGGGGTGAACATGAGATAGACTACATCTTATTTGTGCAGAAGGATGTCACGCTGAATCCTGATCCCAACGAGATCCAGAGTTACTGTTACGTGACccagaaagaactgaagcagCTTCTAGACAAAGCCTCGAGGAATGAAGTGAAGATTACTCCCTGGTTTAAACTAATTGCAGAGACCTTTCTTTTTAAGTGGTGGGATAACTTACCTAACTTGAACAAATTCGTTGAtcatgaaaaaatacacagaatgtAA